In one Methanothrix sp. genomic region, the following are encoded:
- the proS gene encoding proline--tRNA ligase → MVRKEEREAKLPPKSNFSEWYHELLKSAEIVDVRYPVKGMSVWYPFGFALRSHVYQIIKELLDVDHYETQFPLLIPETEFMKEAEHIKGFEDEVYWVTHGGRDPLEVKLALRPTSETAIYPMLKLWIRSHADLPLRIYQIVNTFRYETKHTRPLIRLREITSFKEAHTAHATWEEAAMQVETAVERYIEFYRRLAIPCLVSKRPSWDKFPGADYSIALDVIMPDGRTLQVGTAHLLGTNFAKTYEITYEDERGEQRYVNQTCYGISERCIAALIAVHGDDKGLVLPWRVAPVQVVIVPIIFGEREPIIEVCRSIESMLAGRGIRVRLDDGDERPGAKFYKWEMRGVPVRIEIGPRDIKNGVVTLVRRDGVRKTLHMGDGLVDAILAEADELQSVLYARAKEFMDSKIKLVSSLDEARAQVQSGVARVPWCGSVECGHALEDQIGANLLGEPRGDEIPTMRCLICGRESTGSTYMARQY, encoded by the coding sequence ATGGTGAGGAAGGAGGAGAGGGAGGCGAAGCTTCCCCCAAAATCGAACTTCAGCGAGTGGTACCATGAGCTTCTGAAGAGCGCGGAGATAGTCGATGTCAGGTACCCTGTAAAGGGCATGAGCGTCTGGTATCCCTTCGGCTTTGCTCTCAGAAGCCATGTCTACCAGATAATAAAAGAGCTTCTCGATGTCGATCACTACGAGACGCAGTTCCCGCTGCTCATCCCCGAGACCGAGTTCATGAAGGAGGCGGAGCACATAAAGGGCTTCGAGGATGAGGTCTACTGGGTGACACATGGCGGCCGGGATCCCCTGGAGGTCAAGCTCGCGCTGCGTCCGACGAGCGAGACCGCGATATATCCGATGCTCAAGCTCTGGATACGATCGCATGCAGATCTCCCCCTCAGGATATACCAGATAGTCAACACATTCCGCTATGAGACGAAGCACACCCGCCCGCTCATCCGTCTAAGAGAGATAACATCGTTCAAGGAGGCACACACCGCGCACGCCACCTGGGAGGAGGCGGCGATGCAGGTCGAGACAGCAGTAGAGAGGTACATCGAGTTCTACAGGCGCCTTGCAATCCCATGCCTTGTGAGCAAGCGCCCGTCCTGGGATAAGTTCCCCGGGGCGGATTACTCGATCGCCCTGGATGTGATAATGCCCGACGGGAGAACACTTCAGGTCGGGACAGCGCATCTGCTCGGGACGAACTTCGCAAAGACCTACGAGATAACATACGAGGACGAGCGTGGTGAGCAGAGGTACGTCAACCAGACATGCTACGGGATCTCAGAGAGATGCATAGCAGCGCTCATAGCTGTTCACGGAGATGATAAGGGTCTTGTGCTGCCCTGGAGGGTCGCGCCTGTCCAGGTTGTCATTGTGCCGATCATATTCGGGGAGAGGGAGCCGATAATCGAGGTCTGCAGATCTATCGAATCCATGCTCGCAGGCAGGGGCATAAGGGTCAGGCTCGACGATGGTGATGAGCGGCCTGGCGCGAAGTTCTACAAGTGGGAGATGCGTGGTGTGCCTGTGCGGATAGAGATCGGCCCCAGGGACATCAAAAACGGCGTTGTGACCCTTGTGAGAAGGGACGGTGTGAGAAAGACCCTGCATATGGGGGATGGACTCGTGGATGCGATCCTCGCAGAGGCAGATGAGCTGCAGTCCGTTCTCTACGCCAGAGCGAAGGAGTTCATGGACTCGAAGATAAAGCTCGTATCCTCCCTGGATGAGGCGAGGGCGCAGGTGCAGTCCGGCGTCGCCAGGGTTCCGTGGTGCGGATCTGTGGAGTGCGGTCATGCTCTGGAGGACCAGATCGGCGCGAACCTGCTAGGGGAGCCGAGAGGGGATGAGATACCTACCATGCGCTGTCTCATATGCGGCAGGGAGTCCACAGGCTCGACGTACATGGCCAGGCAGTATTGA
- a CDS encoding ATP-grasp domain-containing protein translates to MRILIAEYAVATGLGGTYEIEGRAMLSTIAGSFVRCGHRVVYPTSGPVVDAGVPLRLEHGDLEGFLSSIDADAGLVVAPDPLAPDLIEAVESRMVNLGSGREAAQLCADKLGCTLALKRAGVPVADIVESPECECSVYVVKPRYGCGSEGVIISSYPNAPEGCIATRYVEGVHLSVSFIRGRDRFLPLTINRQLIEMRGSRFVYAGSQVPYRSPRADEIWDVAKRAADALGLKGYAGIDLVVGDLPRVVDVNARLTTSIVGCARVVRWELADLILRASFGGLPERVEVDGEITFRLDEL, encoded by the coding sequence ATGAGGATACTGATAGCTGAGTATGCGGTCGCCACAGGCCTTGGCGGAACATACGAGATCGAGGGCAGGGCTATGCTCTCGACGATAGCCGGGAGCTTTGTGAGGTGCGGTCACAGGGTGGTTTACCCCACCTCAGGACCTGTGGTCGATGCCGGTGTTCCCCTGCGTCTTGAGCACGGCGATCTTGAGGGATTTTTGAGCTCGATCGATGCAGACGCCGGATTGGTCGTGGCACCTGATCCCCTAGCGCCAGATCTCATCGAGGCGGTTGAGAGCAGAATGGTCAATCTTGGATCCGGCAGGGAGGCTGCGCAGCTCTGCGCGGACAAGCTCGGCTGCACGCTTGCCCTGAAGAGGGCAGGAGTGCCGGTGGCTGATATTGTTGAATCTCCGGAATGCGAATGCAGTGTGTATGTCGTGAAGCCCAGGTACGGCTGCGGCTCAGAGGGCGTCATCATCTCCTCGTACCCCAACGCACCGGAGGGCTGCATCGCGACCAGATACGTTGAGGGCGTTCATCTCAGCGTCAGCTTCATCAGAGGAAGAGACCGGTTCCTGCCGCTCACGATAAACAGGCAGCTGATAGAGATGAGGGGCAGCAGGTTCGTCTATGCCGGAAGCCAGGTGCCGTACAGGTCTCCCAGGGCGGATGAGATCTGGGACGTGGCGAAAAGGGCTGCAGATGCGCTTGGCTTGAAAGGGTATGCAGGAATCGATCTGGTTGTGGGGGATCTCCCCAGGGTCGTGGACGTGAATGCGCGCCTCACAACATCGATCGTCGGATGCGCCAGGGTCGTCAGATGGGAGCTGGCAGATCTCATACTAAGAGCGAGCTTCGGCGGGCTGCCTGAGAGGGTGGAAGTGGACGGAGAGATAACCTTCAGGCTGGACGAGCTCTAG
- a CDS encoding preprotein translocase subunit Sec61beta translates to MAKKKGEGPGLMSSAGLMRYFESEETSIKLDPKMVVGAGIASGVAIMALNITFGLWP, encoded by the coding sequence ATGGCAAAGAAGAAAGGCGAGGGGCCGGGCCTGATGTCATCGGCCGGCCTGATGAGGTACTTCGAGTCTGAGGAGACCTCGATAAAGCTCGACCCGAAGATGGTCGTGGGCGCTGGTATAGCATCCGGGGTCGCGATAATGGCTTTAAACATAACCTTCGGGCTCTGGCCCTAG